The Fundulus heteroclitus isolate FHET01 chromosome 13, MU-UCD_Fhet_4.1, whole genome shotgun sequence genome contains a region encoding:
- the ier2b gene encoding immediate early response 2b, whose protein sequence is MSATTAMEVNIEARRILAVSISKLYASRSQRGGLRLHRSLLLSLVMKSARDIYHSSRESDAPSEAQSPPEEPMDTSSSPELPEPQPEPLSERNSSETAVKESDSEEEDYESDTTEDKENLSPARQSRKRRGKASAAPDFLPNKRARLEPGEERYAAPVASCRVGAGESLTTLSLNQVIPAF, encoded by the coding sequence atgagtGCCACAACAGCAATGGAAGTTAACATCGAAGCCAGACGGATACTGGCCGTGTCGATCAGTAAGCTGTACGCCTCTCGGTCTCAGAGAGGTGGACTGAGACTTCACCGGAGCCTCCTGCTGTCCCTGGTCATGAAATCAGCCCGGGACATCTATCACTCCTCTCGGGAGAGCGACGCGCCGAGCGAAGCGCAGTCACCACCGGAGGAGCCGATGGACACCAGCTCCAGCCCGGAGCTGCCGGAGCCTCAGCCGGAGCCCCTCTCGGAAAGAAACTCCTCAGAGACTGCCGTGAAGGAATCGGACAGTGAGGAGGAAGATTACGAATCTGACACCACCGAGGACAAAGAGAACCTGAGCCCGGCGAGGCAGTCCAGGAAACGCCGGGGCAAGGCGTCTGCGGCGCCTGACTTCCTTCCCAACAAGAGGGCGAGGCTGGAGCCAGGGGAAGAGAGGTATGCGGCTCCGGTGGCCAGCTGTCGCGTCGGGGCCGGGGAGTCCCTGACCACTCTGTCTCTAAATCAAGTCATACCTGCTTTCTGA